Sequence from the Gracilinanus agilis isolate LMUSP501 chromosome 6, AgileGrace, whole genome shotgun sequence genome:
TTTGTCTCCTTGAGGTCCATTTGCACCGACGTCTGATCCATAGGCACCCGTGAGAGAGTTCAGGCAATggtcatccacttggtttttcctgtgtggatggaCAAGGGGAATTCTTGTGAGTGATTTGAAATGAATGGCTCTGCTCACTTTGCTCTCCTCTCCAGATGATTCTCTATGATGGGGGCTCGAGGTTGCTCCGGTCTTTCCATCTCATTTGTAGGAGGGAAAGCTGGGGAAGGTCCTTTGGGTGGTTCAAATCATGGTCTGTCTTTAGTGAGACATTAGCCATGGACATAAAACAGCTATAAATTTAATGGTATAatattcctaatttttaaaaaatcaacataaaCAAGATCAAGTCCTACTCATTCtctattcttcctcctttcccttaacTTGACCCAATATTTGATAGTTACAACCTCTTACAGGCTCACTAGTGAAGTGCCAGCGAGGGGccttggtggatagagtgctggactcaAGTCAAGAAAGCCGGAATTCAACTcctgtctcagatgcttcctaactgtgtagcCCTGAATGTCCCTTGCCTCATCTTCCTCgcctgtaaaatgggcatgatgaTAACATCTACTTCACTAGGTTGTTAAGGGGATCCATAGATAATCTTCATAAAGTCCTTTTCAAGCCTAGCTCTTCCAAGGTAGCATAGGCCCTGGCCCTTGGGTTAAAGTTGAGGTGGGCAGGATTCACTACTTCTCTGAAGTCTCTCAGCTTGGTTCCGGGGTCACCATGGGTTTCTGGGTTCACAAACATTGCTGCCATACGGATCCATGTCCACCTACTCCCATACCCCTGCCTCAAAGTCAATGCCTCTTGCTATTTCTTTCCTAACGCGGCCCTAATGTTTAAACCTCTTGCTTCTCTGAAGCCTCTCCACTAATGAATTCTTTGCCTTTTGAAGCTCATCACAAACTGTCCCTGACCCATTTTGGGCACTTTACACTTTGTTCTTCCCGCGTCCTCTTCATCCCAGTGCCTCTGGCTTCTTTGCTCCCCGAACAAGAGCCTTCATCTCCCGactgggcattctctctggccaTTCCTCATGTCTGGAATAATCTTCCTGTTCATCTCTGCTTTCTgggcttccttcaggtcccagccAACGTTCCACCTTCTCCAACCTTTCAATTCCAGGGCTTTCCCTCTGCGGATTAGTTCCTATTTACTTGTAGttcaatcactttttttttttttttttttagttttaaacccttaacttctgtgtattgacttataggtggaagagtggcaagggtaggcaatgggggtcaagtgacttgcccagggtcacacagctgggaagcgtctgaggccggatttgaacctaggacctctggtctctaggcctggctctcaattcactgagctacccagctgccctcaatcactttttatttgtttgtggcTGTCTTCCAttttagattgcaagctccttgaggcagAGGCTGCCTTTtgaccttttgttgttgttcctccTTTGagtttgaagaggaccagtgctctcacagggtgatatcttgacttttgAGTGAGAGGGAttgaagtgaagcagagttgcaccaAGTGTCGGCCTcgttctctcttccaaagtcattagAGGCCAGTGACAGGCCAAAAGGCAGGACAATCGGCCATAGCCTGGAAGGCAGCGGATGATCTGGCTATCTACAATGTCTGGCCAAGTTCTAAGTGCTTCAATTACTTCAGCAGCCTTTGTGgccagaacaaattgttctcatccacccattcctttgggggaagtcttcatatgcttggagtagacacAGGTTTGAGGCTTGCAGTAATCAATAGGTTAGGTCAGTGATCAAAGGTTTCCAGAAGATAGGATTAAGTCTGCAGGTGATGGGAGTTGCTACCACAGTTTACACAGATGAGATTTGACCTTTTAGGCTAATCAATTTTCTCTGGAAAGTCTGTGACTTTGGGGCTACAGATATAGGGATAATTACAAGATAAAAGCTTGACCTTTTGGAAAGTTTTTTCATGACGTGATGGGTCAAGTTtataagaggaaagaatcatGAAAGGGAATATTAAATCTAGCTTAAGTCTTAGCAAAACAGAATCgattttcaattttataattattctctttgATTCTTGGGAAGCTACAGCTCCCATGAATTACTTCGTCTGAAGAAAGTTATAAATGGAGGTACAGTAAAAATTATCTAGGACTATCACCCCATAACGTTCAGTAAAGCTGAAGCAATGATTACAGAAAGAAGATTGCTAGGAAAAGAGGATTCGTATTTCTTCTTATCCTAATGCTGTCACCCTAATATATGAGAATAGAGATTAAAGGAACTTTATCCTAAATGTTTATCTAATTATTACTAAGATCCTAACTAATAGGACTGTGTGGGATGGGATCGAGGTCAGTGGAGCCCACCACTGAAAGAAGTTCACAAACAAGGAGCTCAGAAGCCAAAGTAGAAGATAGTAGTTTATTTTTTCACAGAAGGGACATTCCTTAGCTTTAAGGGATCGAGGAATGTcaaagattccccccccccacctcccaccttTTGTTGGTCAGTCCTCATCTCCACCCCCAAGGCCTTTGAAAAGTGAAAGgctaagggttttgttttttttggggggggggaggggctgtgttctaaaagaaagggaaagcacTAACTTCTATCTAGGTTCTGAGCACTTCTTAGAAGGACAGATTTTATCCCATTCAGGACTAAGGTGAGAGGGGATTGTTCTCAGCCAGTAAGGAGGCTTTAAGGACAGTGGcacatggagaaggaaaggggagggtgAATATTATGTTTCCTTTTTAGTAACCCATTCCCACCCTTCATTTCATCAGCACGTCATATTTTAGGGCTCAGATGCAGGCCTCGGATTCCTGAAAACATCTCCTTGTGGGCTTTCTGAAATGGGCCTTTTCTCAGAGATGCCAGTTACCTGCAGAGGTTCTTGGTTAATTCTGCTAAAATCTGCCAGGATCAACACAATTCAATCCAGCTTCGCTTCTTACACTTTGCCTTTCCAATAACTAGTTCATCTGGTGAAAACCAGATCAAACTTTATGGTTCTAACCCTTTTTCTGTAGCCCCGCCCCCATTAGCTCAGTCTCccgcacacagtaagcacttaataaatgctggattGGTCGATTCCCCAAGCCCTTAGTTCTAGAGCTTTCCCTAGATTAATTACTCTCTATTTGTCCTGTATGTAACTTGCTTCCTACAGATTTGTTTtcctgttgtctctcccattagggCAGGGGCTGCGTTTGCCTTTTCCTATCCCCAGCCCTCAGGACACAGAAAGCGGTTAGTGGTGTTTGTTGACATGCCAGACGGCCACCACCCAGGCGCCCGGCACTCGgccttctgggaaatgtagttcaagacCTGTCCTTGAGCTTCACGGGAAATGAAGTCTGTGCATCTCCTCCGGCACCCAAACCatttgaggagggagggaagcctCCCTGCGGCCTGTCCAGCCCATTGGCACGATCTTGGCACTAAGTAAATGGGTGGAATGTGAACTGAGGGGGTTGGACCAAGTCTGGGCACCCTACGAGCCCGAGGCTCGGACTCTGCGTGGGCCGGGATGCGAGGGGTTAAGCGCCGGGGGCGCGCTGTTTTGGTCCTAGTCACTCGCCGTCGCCCTGCCCCCGCCTTGCTCCAGCAGGGCGGTACCTCCCCAGGCCGCCGGCTCGACGAGAAGGGGCGGGCCCAAGCGAGAGCCAGGCCAATCGGGTCACGGCTGGGGGGCGCGCTAGCCAATGAGAGAGGGAAGCGGGGTCCCGGACCAGGTAGGCACAGCGACGGGGAGGGGAGCCAGAGACCATGGGGCTCCTGACCATCCTGAAGAAGATGAAGCAGAAGGAGCGAGAGCTGCGGCTCCTCATGCTGTATCCTCCGGCTCACGAAACCCTAGTGGGGCTCGGGGGCTCGGGAACGGCGCGGACAGACGCTACCACGCTCTCTCCgcggggggggaagggaagacgCGCCGCTCTGGGCCGGGCTGGGCCGTACCAACTGCCCATCACGTGGCCGGAATTGGCCaatagctctgggagggggggaacTAGAGCTTAGTCCATACCATCTAGGATCAAGACGGGGGAGTGCAGGTTGTAGAGGCTTAAACCAAATGTGCCTAAGCGGAGgggaagaaagatggaagggaccaaCTAGCCAGTGGGCGCGGGAAGGAATGCCTGTACATTGGCCGGAGATGGAAAGTCGAGGATTGGGAAGAGGAAGTGGAACAGTTTGGCTGAATCGTAGTGTGGACGAtgtgacctaagccaggcagggtgGGGGGTGCCAGGATGTGCCAGATTGAGGGTTTGGCCCCAGGTGTCTGCCTGGGGGCTCCCCGGGGGGCCAGGGCCAGCTGTTGCCTCTCACCACGTCTCAGTAGGCCCCTCGCAGGTGCTCGTAGCCTTCACTCCCAGAATCCTGCTCTTAGCTTTGCAGCTGCCCGGCTCCTCGGTGTAATGGAAGCTCGCTAGGGCCCGGCGCTCAGGAGATGTTCAACATGTTTGTGGAATTGATCGAGTCTTTTCATGGGAGGGGATGCCCCAGCCCTGTTTCTCCATGGGCTTACCAAGTgcccttggtcaagtcatttcctCCCTTTGGGAGGGTTGACTAGGATGTGCCTCTGGAAGGTTCACTGTCTCCTTAACCCTCCACTCCCACCCCAGCGGACTGGACAATGCGGGCAAGACCACCATCCTGAAGAAGTTCAATGGGGAGGACATCGACACCATCTCACCCACCCTGGGCTTCAACATCAAGACCTTGGAGCACCGAGGGTGAGGGAGGCCCCCGAGCCCCTCCCCACAGCCAGCCGGCCCCGGGGCTGAGCCTGACCCCAgcatccctcctcttcccccttcctccttaGGTTCAAGCTGAATATCTGGGATGTGGGTGGCCAGAAGTCCCTGCGCTCTTACTGGCGGAACTACTTTGAGAGCACAGACGGCCTCATCTGGGTGGTGGACAGTGCTGACCAACAGCGCATGCAGGACTGCCGGCGGGAGCTGGAGAGCCTCCTTGTGGAGGAGGTGGGCAGGACCTGGGGGGGCAAGAGTGGAGGGGGGGGTCCTGTCTCCTCCTTACAAGAAAGGGacactaaggcccagagaaaaataagctccttgagagtagggactctAGTCTTTGGCATGTAGTGTtggtgttcagtcatgtctgactctttctgaatttatttggggttttcttggcaaagatactggagtggttcatcatttccttctccagctcatttcacagatgaagaaactgaggcaagcattgttgagtgccagatttgaactcgggtcttcctaactccaggcctggtgccctatccactaagccacttagctgccccatagtacctgcttaataaatgcctgctgggTTGAGAAAAAGATCGTAGATGGATGTTAATTCAAATCAGTATTCACTTCCTGCTGTGtaccaggccctgtgctaggcattggggataaaaaaaa
This genomic interval carries:
- the ARL2 gene encoding ADP-ribosylation factor-like protein 2 isoform X2, with product MGLLTILKKMKQKERELRLLMLGLDNAGKTTILKKFNGEDIDTISPTLGFNIKTLEHRGFKLNIWDVGGQKSLRSYWRNYFESTDGLIWVVDSADQQRMQDCRRELESLLVEEILELDAIRSHHWCIQGCSAVTGENLLLGVDWLLDDISSRIFTSE
- the ARL2 gene encoding ADP-ribosylation factor-like protein 2 isoform X1, yielding MGLLTILKKMKQKERELRLLMLGLDNAGKTTILKKFNGEDIDTISPTLGFNIKTLEHRGFKLNIWDVGGQKSLRSYWRNYFESTDGLIWVVDSADQQRMQDCRRELESLLVEERLAGATLLIFANKQDLPGALSSNAIREILELDAIRSHHWCIQGCSAVTGENLLLGVDWLLDDISSRIFTSE